A stretch of the Aphis gossypii isolate Hap1 chromosome 2, ASM2018417v2, whole genome shotgun sequence genome encodes the following:
- the LOC114132724 gene encoding major facilitator superfamily domain-containing protein 12-like isoform X2, with amino-acid sequence MTQFVVLIVIHCTQWSCYPNYWPNRRPPPVTVVYVVYSRFTVRRPKGDEGKMSDSLKWFAFMSYGVGHVLNDLVASMWFTYALVFYHYVMQLSSINAGAVVLVGQLTDAVATAVIGVLSDKTNIYCTDRYGRRKTWHLFGSVLVFISLPFAFSPPILPQAETSELNTALYYCFFIVFFQIGWASIENSHMALASDLTPIRDERTALLSIRYSFTVFSNILVYVVTWIVLRSNNASKTQFGPSERKEFQIVILVIMIVGAMTTIIFHIGVREPLTNNRVNRELLMTETEAERAANSFWSMFKHITLYQTAVVYMCSRITVNMTLVFLPMYLQDYLKLEAEKLALLPLIMFLSSFCMSLLNKPMNMKLGRKYTYSFGVVLSLGSALWCYLGSGNTFAKYQVYAVTIIIGIACSVVLVTSQALTTDLIGDKTHRGAFTFGLMSFTDKVCNGAVVMTVQSLHCETCPNYYRDIMCYNWTIPSILAFIAVISLPFGGRPTLIPETHSSSGNQHPDQSKKQPIEKGQEALPSYAVNS; translated from the exons GTGATGAGGGTAAAATGTCTGATTCTCTCAAATGGTTCGCGTTCATGTCGTATGGCGTCGGACACGTGCTCAACGACCTGGTGGCCTCTATGTGGTTCACCTACGCCTTGGTATTCTACCACTACGTCATGCAGCTGTCCAGTATCAATGCCGGTGCTGTGGTTCTCGTTGGCCAGCTAACGGACGCTGTTGCGACGGCTGTCATAGGCGTGTTATCGGATAAGACCAACATCTACTGTACCGATCGATACGGCCGCCGCAAAACTTGGCACCTTTTCG GAAGTGTACTAGTGTTCATAAGTTTGCCGTTCGCGTTCTCGCCGCCTATTTTACCCCAAGCCGAGACCTCCGAATTAAATACTGCTCTATACTACTGTTTCTTCATAGTCTTCTTCCAAATCGGATGGGCATCCATAGAGAACTCGCACATGGCATTAGCTTCGGACCTGACGCCGATAAGGGACGAACGAACGGCATTACTCTCCAtaag GTATAGTTTTACCGTCTTTTCAAACATCCTGGTGTACGTAGTCACCTGGATCGTGCTTAGAAGTAACAACGCGAGCAAAACTCAATTTGGACCTTCAGAAAGAAAAGAATTCCaa atagtcATATTAGTGATCATGATTGTTGGAGCTATGACaaccataatatttcatatcggGGTACGCGAACCCCTGACCAATAACCGTGTGAATCGAGAGCTCCTGATGACCGAGACTGAGGCTGAACGCGCAGCCAACAGTTTTTGGTCTATGTTCAAACATATCACCCTCTACCAGACGGCCGTCGTTTACATGTGTTCTCGGATCACTGTTAACATGACTttg gtattcttGCCAATGTACTTacaagattatttaaaattggaaGCAGAAAAATTAGCACTGTTACCTTTGATAATGTTCCTCAGCAGTTTTTGTATGTCACTCCTCAACAAACCCATGAACATGAAACTCGGCAGAAAG TACACTTATTCGTTCGGCGTGGTTTTGTCATTGGGTTCAGCGTTATGGTGTTACTTAGGTAGTGGCAACACATTTGCCAAATATCAAGTTTACGCAGTCACTATCATAATAG GTATTGCTTGTTCAGTGGTATTGGTCACCAGTCAAGCACTGACCACTGATTTAATCGGCGATAAAACGCACAGAGGTGCTTTTACATTTGGCTTGATGAGCTTTACCGATAAAGTTTGCAACGGGGCTGTAGTAATGACCGTCCAGTCTTT GCATTGCGAAACATGTCCGAATTACTATCGCGACATAATGTGTTACAATTGGACGATTCCTTCTATTTTGGCGTTTATCGCGGTCATCAGTTTACCCTTCGGTGGACGTCCAACTCTGA TTCCAGAAACGCATTCGAGCAGCGGTAATCAACATCCTGATCAATCGAAAAAGCAGCCGATAGAAAAAGGACAAGAGGCCCTACCCAGCTACGCGGTAAATTCATAA
- the LOC114132724 gene encoding major facilitator superfamily domain-containing protein 12-like isoform X1 codes for MTQFVVLIVIHCTQWSCYPNYWPNRRPPPVTVVYVVYSRFTVRRPKGDEGKMSDSLKWFAFMSYGVGHVLNDLVASMWFTYALVFYHYVMQLSSINAGAVVLVGQLTDAVATAVIGVLSDKTNIYCTDRYGRRKTWHLFGSVLVFISLPFAFSPPILPQAETSELNTALYYCFFIVFFQIGWASIENSHMALASDLTPIRDERTALLSIRYSFTVFSNILVYVVTWIVLRSNNASKTQFGPSERKEFQIVILVIMIVGAMTTIIFHIGVREPLTNNRVNRELLMTETEAERAANSFWSMFKHITLYQTAVVYMCSRITVNMTLVFLPMYLQDYLKLEAEKLALLPLIMFLSSFCMSLLNKPMNMKLGRKYTYSFGVVLSLGSALWCYLGSGNTFAKYQVYAVTIIIGIACSVVLVTSQALTTDLIGDKTHRGAFTFGLMSFTDKVCNGAVVMTVQSLHCETCPNYYRDIMCYNWTIPSILAFIAVISLPFGGRPTLTVPEVPETHSSSGNQHPDQSKKQPIEKGQEALPSYAVNS; via the exons GTGATGAGGGTAAAATGTCTGATTCTCTCAAATGGTTCGCGTTCATGTCGTATGGCGTCGGACACGTGCTCAACGACCTGGTGGCCTCTATGTGGTTCACCTACGCCTTGGTATTCTACCACTACGTCATGCAGCTGTCCAGTATCAATGCCGGTGCTGTGGTTCTCGTTGGCCAGCTAACGGACGCTGTTGCGACGGCTGTCATAGGCGTGTTATCGGATAAGACCAACATCTACTGTACCGATCGATACGGCCGCCGCAAAACTTGGCACCTTTTCG GAAGTGTACTAGTGTTCATAAGTTTGCCGTTCGCGTTCTCGCCGCCTATTTTACCCCAAGCCGAGACCTCCGAATTAAATACTGCTCTATACTACTGTTTCTTCATAGTCTTCTTCCAAATCGGATGGGCATCCATAGAGAACTCGCACATGGCATTAGCTTCGGACCTGACGCCGATAAGGGACGAACGAACGGCATTACTCTCCAtaag GTATAGTTTTACCGTCTTTTCAAACATCCTGGTGTACGTAGTCACCTGGATCGTGCTTAGAAGTAACAACGCGAGCAAAACTCAATTTGGACCTTCAGAAAGAAAAGAATTCCaa atagtcATATTAGTGATCATGATTGTTGGAGCTATGACaaccataatatttcatatcggGGTACGCGAACCCCTGACCAATAACCGTGTGAATCGAGAGCTCCTGATGACCGAGACTGAGGCTGAACGCGCAGCCAACAGTTTTTGGTCTATGTTCAAACATATCACCCTCTACCAGACGGCCGTCGTTTACATGTGTTCTCGGATCACTGTTAACATGACTttg gtattcttGCCAATGTACTTacaagattatttaaaattggaaGCAGAAAAATTAGCACTGTTACCTTTGATAATGTTCCTCAGCAGTTTTTGTATGTCACTCCTCAACAAACCCATGAACATGAAACTCGGCAGAAAG TACACTTATTCGTTCGGCGTGGTTTTGTCATTGGGTTCAGCGTTATGGTGTTACTTAGGTAGTGGCAACACATTTGCCAAATATCAAGTTTACGCAGTCACTATCATAATAG GTATTGCTTGTTCAGTGGTATTGGTCACCAGTCAAGCACTGACCACTGATTTAATCGGCGATAAAACGCACAGAGGTGCTTTTACATTTGGCTTGATGAGCTTTACCGATAAAGTTTGCAACGGGGCTGTAGTAATGACCGTCCAGTCTTT GCATTGCGAAACATGTCCGAATTACTATCGCGACATAATGTGTTACAATTGGACGATTCCTTCTATTTTGGCGTTTATCGCGGTCATCAGTTTACCCTTCGGTGGACGTCCAACTCTGA CTGTACCCGAAGTTCCAGAAACGCATTCGAGCAGCGGTAATCAACATCCTGATCAATCGAAAAAGCAGCCGATAGAAAAAGGACAAGAGGCCCTACCCAGCTACGCGGTAAATTCATAA
- the LOC114132724 gene encoding major facilitator superfamily domain-containing protein 12-like isoform X3 produces MPTNNQTDQKKGDDQKRAIQLNQLPALPGDEGKMSDSLKWFAFMSYGVGHVLNDLVASMWFTYALVFYHYVMQLSSINAGAVVLVGQLTDAVATAVIGVLSDKTNIYCTDRYGRRKTWHLFGSVLVFISLPFAFSPPILPQAETSELNTALYYCFFIVFFQIGWASIENSHMALASDLTPIRDERTALLSIRYSFTVFSNILVYVVTWIVLRSNNASKTQFGPSERKEFQIVILVIMIVGAMTTIIFHIGVREPLTNNRVNRELLMTETEAERAANSFWSMFKHITLYQTAVVYMCSRITVNMTLVFLPMYLQDYLKLEAEKLALLPLIMFLSSFCMSLLNKPMNMKLGRKYTYSFGVVLSLGSALWCYLGSGNTFAKYQVYAVTIIIGIACSVVLVTSQALTTDLIGDKTHRGAFTFGLMSFTDKVCNGAVVMTVQSLHCETCPNYYRDIMCYNWTIPSILAFIAVISLPFGGRPTLTVPEVPETHSSSGNQHPDQSKKQPIEKGQEALPSYAVNS; encoded by the exons GTGATGAGGGTAAAATGTCTGATTCTCTCAAATGGTTCGCGTTCATGTCGTATGGCGTCGGACACGTGCTCAACGACCTGGTGGCCTCTATGTGGTTCACCTACGCCTTGGTATTCTACCACTACGTCATGCAGCTGTCCAGTATCAATGCCGGTGCTGTGGTTCTCGTTGGCCAGCTAACGGACGCTGTTGCGACGGCTGTCATAGGCGTGTTATCGGATAAGACCAACATCTACTGTACCGATCGATACGGCCGCCGCAAAACTTGGCACCTTTTCG GAAGTGTACTAGTGTTCATAAGTTTGCCGTTCGCGTTCTCGCCGCCTATTTTACCCCAAGCCGAGACCTCCGAATTAAATACTGCTCTATACTACTGTTTCTTCATAGTCTTCTTCCAAATCGGATGGGCATCCATAGAGAACTCGCACATGGCATTAGCTTCGGACCTGACGCCGATAAGGGACGAACGAACGGCATTACTCTCCAtaag GTATAGTTTTACCGTCTTTTCAAACATCCTGGTGTACGTAGTCACCTGGATCGTGCTTAGAAGTAACAACGCGAGCAAAACTCAATTTGGACCTTCAGAAAGAAAAGAATTCCaa atagtcATATTAGTGATCATGATTGTTGGAGCTATGACaaccataatatttcatatcggGGTACGCGAACCCCTGACCAATAACCGTGTGAATCGAGAGCTCCTGATGACCGAGACTGAGGCTGAACGCGCAGCCAACAGTTTTTGGTCTATGTTCAAACATATCACCCTCTACCAGACGGCCGTCGTTTACATGTGTTCTCGGATCACTGTTAACATGACTttg gtattcttGCCAATGTACTTacaagattatttaaaattggaaGCAGAAAAATTAGCACTGTTACCTTTGATAATGTTCCTCAGCAGTTTTTGTATGTCACTCCTCAACAAACCCATGAACATGAAACTCGGCAGAAAG TACACTTATTCGTTCGGCGTGGTTTTGTCATTGGGTTCAGCGTTATGGTGTTACTTAGGTAGTGGCAACACATTTGCCAAATATCAAGTTTACGCAGTCACTATCATAATAG GTATTGCTTGTTCAGTGGTATTGGTCACCAGTCAAGCACTGACCACTGATTTAATCGGCGATAAAACGCACAGAGGTGCTTTTACATTTGGCTTGATGAGCTTTACCGATAAAGTTTGCAACGGGGCTGTAGTAATGACCGTCCAGTCTTT GCATTGCGAAACATGTCCGAATTACTATCGCGACATAATGTGTTACAATTGGACGATTCCTTCTATTTTGGCGTTTATCGCGGTCATCAGTTTACCCTTCGGTGGACGTCCAACTCTGA CTGTACCCGAAGTTCCAGAAACGCATTCGAGCAGCGGTAATCAACATCCTGATCAATCGAAAAAGCAGCCGATAGAAAAAGGACAAGAGGCCCTACCCAGCTACGCGGTAAATTCATAA
- the LOC114132724 gene encoding major facilitator superfamily domain-containing protein 12-like isoform X4, translating into MSDSLKWFAFMSYGVGHVLNDLVASMWFTYALVFYHYVMQLSSINAGAVVLVGQLTDAVATAVIGVLSDKTNIYCTDRYGRRKTWHLFGSVLVFISLPFAFSPPILPQAETSELNTALYYCFFIVFFQIGWASIENSHMALASDLTPIRDERTALLSIRYSFTVFSNILVYVVTWIVLRSNNASKTQFGPSERKEFQIVILVIMIVGAMTTIIFHIGVREPLTNNRVNRELLMTETEAERAANSFWSMFKHITLYQTAVVYMCSRITVNMTLVFLPMYLQDYLKLEAEKLALLPLIMFLSSFCMSLLNKPMNMKLGRKYTYSFGVVLSLGSALWCYLGSGNTFAKYQVYAVTIIIGIACSVVLVTSQALTTDLIGDKTHRGAFTFGLMSFTDKVCNGAVVMTVQSLHCETCPNYYRDIMCYNWTIPSILAFIAVISLPFGGRPTLTVPEVPETHSSSGNQHPDQSKKQPIEKGQEALPSYAVNS; encoded by the exons ATGTCTGATTCTCTCAAATGGTTCGCGTTCATGTCGTATGGCGTCGGACACGTGCTCAACGACCTGGTGGCCTCTATGTGGTTCACCTACGCCTTGGTATTCTACCACTACGTCATGCAGCTGTCCAGTATCAATGCCGGTGCTGTGGTTCTCGTTGGCCAGCTAACGGACGCTGTTGCGACGGCTGTCATAGGCGTGTTATCGGATAAGACCAACATCTACTGTACCGATCGATACGGCCGCCGCAAAACTTGGCACCTTTTCG GAAGTGTACTAGTGTTCATAAGTTTGCCGTTCGCGTTCTCGCCGCCTATTTTACCCCAAGCCGAGACCTCCGAATTAAATACTGCTCTATACTACTGTTTCTTCATAGTCTTCTTCCAAATCGGATGGGCATCCATAGAGAACTCGCACATGGCATTAGCTTCGGACCTGACGCCGATAAGGGACGAACGAACGGCATTACTCTCCAtaag GTATAGTTTTACCGTCTTTTCAAACATCCTGGTGTACGTAGTCACCTGGATCGTGCTTAGAAGTAACAACGCGAGCAAAACTCAATTTGGACCTTCAGAAAGAAAAGAATTCCaa atagtcATATTAGTGATCATGATTGTTGGAGCTATGACaaccataatatttcatatcggGGTACGCGAACCCCTGACCAATAACCGTGTGAATCGAGAGCTCCTGATGACCGAGACTGAGGCTGAACGCGCAGCCAACAGTTTTTGGTCTATGTTCAAACATATCACCCTCTACCAGACGGCCGTCGTTTACATGTGTTCTCGGATCACTGTTAACATGACTttg gtattcttGCCAATGTACTTacaagattatttaaaattggaaGCAGAAAAATTAGCACTGTTACCTTTGATAATGTTCCTCAGCAGTTTTTGTATGTCACTCCTCAACAAACCCATGAACATGAAACTCGGCAGAAAG TACACTTATTCGTTCGGCGTGGTTTTGTCATTGGGTTCAGCGTTATGGTGTTACTTAGGTAGTGGCAACACATTTGCCAAATATCAAGTTTACGCAGTCACTATCATAATAG GTATTGCTTGTTCAGTGGTATTGGTCACCAGTCAAGCACTGACCACTGATTTAATCGGCGATAAAACGCACAGAGGTGCTTTTACATTTGGCTTGATGAGCTTTACCGATAAAGTTTGCAACGGGGCTGTAGTAATGACCGTCCAGTCTTT GCATTGCGAAACATGTCCGAATTACTATCGCGACATAATGTGTTACAATTGGACGATTCCTTCTATTTTGGCGTTTATCGCGGTCATCAGTTTACCCTTCGGTGGACGTCCAACTCTGA CTGTACCCGAAGTTCCAGAAACGCATTCGAGCAGCGGTAATCAACATCCTGATCAATCGAAAAAGCAGCCGATAGAAAAAGGACAAGAGGCCCTACCCAGCTACGCGGTAAATTCATAA
- the LOC114132750 gene encoding 52 kDa repressor of the inhibitor of the protein kinase-like isoform X4 translates to MPSHMNCCFNKCTNSSRSTQNLSFHKFPTNESLCKQWVELCQNDKVIQKFKNHGSSQVSKSFRICSEHFKREDYVLWTSKKKVLHKGSIPTGQQLISPKTTHSNITNWSDMITEEDEAVANNATWSPRGTPNFDLSGSALSIIW, encoded by the exons ATGCCGTCGCACATGAACTGTTGTTTCAACAAATGCACCAACTCGAGCCGGAGCACGCAGAACCTGTCGTTTCACAAGTTCCCGACCAACGAGAGCCT GTGTAAACAATGGGTCGAACTGTGCCAAAACGACAAAGTCATCCAGAAGTTCAAGAATCACGGTTCCAGCCAAGTGTCTAAAAGTTTCAGGATATGTTCCGAACACTTCAAGCGGGAGGACTATGTGCTGTGGACTTCGAAAAAAAA GGTATTGCACAAAGGATCCATTCCAACAGGACAGCAGCTGATAAGTCCAAAAACGACACACTCGAACATTACCAATTGGAGTGATATGA TCACCGAGGAAGACGAGGCAGTCGCCAATAACGCAACCTGGAGTCCACGTGGAACCCCAAATTTTGATCTATCTGGCTCAG ctttatCAATCATTtggtaa
- the LOC114132750 gene encoding 52 kDa repressor of the inhibitor of the protein kinase-like isoform X2, translating into MPSHMNCCFNKCTNSSRSTQNLSFHKFPTNESLCKQWVELCQNDKVIQKFKNHGSSQVSKSFRICSEHFKREDYVLWTSKKKVLHKGSIPTGQQLISPKTTHSNITNWSDMITEEDEAVANNATWSPRGTPNFDLSGSVPEQALSIIW; encoded by the exons ATGCCGTCGCACATGAACTGTTGTTTCAACAAATGCACCAACTCGAGCCGGAGCACGCAGAACCTGTCGTTTCACAAGTTCCCGACCAACGAGAGCCT GTGTAAACAATGGGTCGAACTGTGCCAAAACGACAAAGTCATCCAGAAGTTCAAGAATCACGGTTCCAGCCAAGTGTCTAAAAGTTTCAGGATATGTTCCGAACACTTCAAGCGGGAGGACTATGTGCTGTGGACTTCGAAAAAAAA GGTATTGCACAAAGGATCCATTCCAACAGGACAGCAGCTGATAAGTCCAAAAACGACACACTCGAACATTACCAATTGGAGTGATATGA TCACCGAGGAAGACGAGGCAGTCGCCAATAACGCAACCTGGAGTCCACGTGGAACCCCAAATTTTGATCTATCTGGCTCAG TACCTGAGCAGG ctttatCAATCATTtggtaa
- the LOC114132750 gene encoding 52 kDa repressor of the inhibitor of the protein kinase-like isoform X1 translates to MPSHMNCCFNKCTNSSRSTQNLSFHKFPTNESLCKQWVELCQNDKVIQKFKNHGSSQVSKSFRICSEHFKREDYVLWTSKKKVLHKGSIPTGQQLISPKTTHSNITNWSDMITEEDEAVANNATWSPRGTPNFDLSGSVVYFLVPEQALSIIW, encoded by the exons ATGCCGTCGCACATGAACTGTTGTTTCAACAAATGCACCAACTCGAGCCGGAGCACGCAGAACCTGTCGTTTCACAAGTTCCCGACCAACGAGAGCCT GTGTAAACAATGGGTCGAACTGTGCCAAAACGACAAAGTCATCCAGAAGTTCAAGAATCACGGTTCCAGCCAAGTGTCTAAAAGTTTCAGGATATGTTCCGAACACTTCAAGCGGGAGGACTATGTGCTGTGGACTTCGAAAAAAAA GGTATTGCACAAAGGATCCATTCCAACAGGACAGCAGCTGATAAGTCCAAAAACGACACACTCGAACATTACCAATTGGAGTGATATGA TCACCGAGGAAGACGAGGCAGTCGCCAATAACGCAACCTGGAGTCCACGTGGAACCCCAAATTTTGATCTATCTGGCTCAG ttgtgTATTTTCTAGTACCTGAGCAGG ctttatCAATCATTtggtaa
- the LOC114132750 gene encoding 52 kDa repressor of the inhibitor of the protein kinase-like isoform X3 — protein sequence MPSHMNCCFNKCTNSSRSTQNLSFHKFPTNESLCKQWVELCQNDKVIQKFKNHGSSQVSKSFRICSEHFKREDYVLWTSKKKVLHKGSIPTGQQLISPKTTHSNITNWSDMITEEDEAVANNATWSPRGTPNFDLSGSVPEQGK from the exons ATGCCGTCGCACATGAACTGTTGTTTCAACAAATGCACCAACTCGAGCCGGAGCACGCAGAACCTGTCGTTTCACAAGTTCCCGACCAACGAGAGCCT GTGTAAACAATGGGTCGAACTGTGCCAAAACGACAAAGTCATCCAGAAGTTCAAGAATCACGGTTCCAGCCAAGTGTCTAAAAGTTTCAGGATATGTTCCGAACACTTCAAGCGGGAGGACTATGTGCTGTGGACTTCGAAAAAAAA GGTATTGCACAAAGGATCCATTCCAACAGGACAGCAGCTGATAAGTCCAAAAACGACACACTCGAACATTACCAATTGGAGTGATATGA TCACCGAGGAAGACGAGGCAGTCGCCAATAACGCAACCTGGAGTCCACGTGGAACCCCAAATTTTGATCTATCTGGCTCAG TACCTGAGCAGGGTAAGTAA
- the LOC114132722 gene encoding sorting nexin-2-like, translated as MTDEKLPPMMATDDPVDDEDDDIFSSTIDDLSSLRNEELFVSSSTVLPPLTNINLNEESSTLLESDVPLINDHKEVEQLPSKVISNGFEEEINLKENDTPSVTEKNNQVDDMPNVSNNDINFENIENGFIKISISETTKVGEGMSSYVAYRIVTRTNMTMFKTNNMAVLRRFSDFLGLHNKLTEKYLRNGRLIPPAPQKNMLGSTRIKISGNQSDQATSAEFIEKRRLALERFLKRIALHPILRNDKCFCDFLEQDCELPKATSTSALSGAGVMRLFNKVGETVNKITYKMDENEPWFEEKEVQIENLDLQLRNLHGAVESLVINRKELAHSSGSFAKSAAVLSNCEEHTGLSRALSQLADVFEKVESVRTEQANTDFSIFCELLKDYIGLIGAVKNVFHERVKVYQNMQHAQMILTKKREQKTKFELTGRLDKVGSVTNEVSEWEAKLSRCQDEFDQISKTIKVEFEQFEINRIKEFKTVISSYLEEMINHQTLIIKHWQAFIPEAKAIA; from the exons ATGACCGACGAAAAATTACCGCCCATGATGGCCACAGACGATCCAGTCGATGATGAGGACGACGATATCTTCAGTTCAACAATAGAC GATCTTAGCAGTCTGCGCAATGAAGAGCTTTTTGTGTCATCATCAACAGTTCTTCCACCGTTGaccaatatcaatttaaacgaAGAATCATCCACGCTGCTTGAATCAGATGTACCGCTAATCAATGATCATAAAGAG gtGGAACAGTTGCCTAGTAAAGTAATTTCTAATGGATTTGaagaagaaattaatttaaaagaaaacgaTACTCCTTCagttactgaaaaaaataatcaagtgGATGATATGCCAAATGTgtctaataatgatataaactttgaaaatattgaaaacggttttattaaaatatctatatctgAGACTACTAAGGTTGGCGAAGGCATGAGCTCCTATGTTGCATATAGAATTGTCACCCGTACAAATATGactatgtttaaaacaaataatatggcAGTACTTAGAAGGTTTAGTGATTTTCTAGgattacataataaactaactgaaaaatatttaagaaatggGCGTCTCATACCCCCTGCTcctcaaaaaaatatgttag gtTCAAccagaattaaaatatctggAAATCAATCAGATCAAGCAACATCAGCAGAATTCATTGAAAAAAGACGTTTGGCGTTAGAAAGATTCTTAAAAAGGATTGCTCTACACCCAATTCTTCGCAATGATAAATGCTTCTGTGATTTCCTAGAAcaag ACTGTGAACTTCCAAAAGCGACTAGTACATCTGCATTAAGTGGTGCTGGTGTTATGAgactttttaataaagttgGAGAAACCgttaacaaaataacttataaaatggaTGAAAATGAACCc TGGTTTGAAGAAAAAGAAGTACAAATAGAGAATTTGGATTTGCAACTTCGTAATTTACATGGTGCTGTTGAATCATTAGTGATAAATCGTAAAGAATTAGCTCATTCAAGTGGATCATTCGCAAAATCTGCTGCAGTATTGAGTAATTGTGAAGAACATACTGGATTATCACGTGCTTTATCACAACTTGCCGATGTATTTGAAaag gttgaATCGGTAAGAACTGAACAAGCTAATACAGATTTCTCTATTTTTTGTGAACTATTAAAGGATTATATTGGCCTTATTGGAGCTGTAAAA aatgtaTTTCATGAACGAGTTAAAGTTTACCAAAATATGCAACATGCACAAatgatattaacaaaaaaacgaGAACAAAAAACCAAGTTTGAACTTACTGGACGTTTGGACAAAGTAGGCTCAGTTACAAATGAAGTGTCCGAG TGGGAAGCAAAATTATCCAGATGTCAAGATGAATTTGATCAGATTTCTAAAACCATTAAAGTAGAATTTGAACAGTTTGAGATAAACCGAATCAAAGAATTTAAGACAGTTATATCATCATATCTTGAAGAAATGATTAACCATCAAACTCTG ATTATTAAACATTGGCAAGCGTTTATTCCTGAAGCTAAAGCCATAGCTTGA
- the LOC114132723 gene encoding 40S ribosomal protein S9 isoform X2, which produces MVNGRIPSVYSKTYVTPRRPYEKARLDQELKIIGEYGLRNKREVWRVKYTLAKIRKAARELLTLEEKDQKRLFEGNALLRRLVRIGVLDEGRMKLDYVLGLKIEDFLERRLQTQVFKLGLAKSIHHARVLIRQRHIR; this is translated from the exons ATGGTCAACGGTCGTATCCCGTCCGTATACAGTAAGACGTACGTGACTCCTCGTCGTCCATATGAGAAAGCACGTTTGGACCAGGAATTGAAGATCATCGGAGAGTATGGTCTGAGAAATAAGCGTGAAGTATGGCGTGTGAAATACACATTGGCCAAGATCCGTAAAGCCGCTCGTGAATTGTTGACCCTTGAAGAGAAAGACCAAAAACGACTTTTTGAag GTAATGCTTTGTTGCGTAGATTGGTTCGCATTGGTGTATTAGATGAGGGCCGTATGAAGCTCGATTACGTTTTGGGCTTGAAAATTGAAGATTTCTTGGAACGCAGACTGCAAACCCag GTTTTCAAATTGGGATTGGCCAAATCCATTCATCATGCACGAGTTTTGATCCGTCAAAGACACATTcg ATGA
- the LOC114132723 gene encoding 40S ribosomal protein S9 isoform X1 encodes MVNGRIPSVYSKTYVTPRRPYEKARLDQELKIIGEYGLRNKREVWRVKYTLAKIRKAARELLTLEEKDQKRLFEGNALLRRLVRIGVLDEGRMKLDYVLGLKIEDFLERRLQTQVFKLGLAKSIHHARVLIRQRHIRVRKQVVNVPSFIVRLDSQKHIDFSLKSPFGGGRPGRVKRKNLRKAKTAKDDGNAAEEEED; translated from the exons ATGGTCAACGGTCGTATCCCGTCCGTATACAGTAAGACGTACGTGACTCCTCGTCGTCCATATGAGAAAGCACGTTTGGACCAGGAATTGAAGATCATCGGAGAGTATGGTCTGAGAAATAAGCGTGAAGTATGGCGTGTGAAATACACATTGGCCAAGATCCGTAAAGCCGCTCGTGAATTGTTGACCCTTGAAGAGAAAGACCAAAAACGACTTTTTGAag GTAATGCTTTGTTGCGTAGATTGGTTCGCATTGGTGTATTAGATGAGGGCCGTATGAAGCTCGATTACGTTTTGGGCTTGAAAATTGAAGATTTCTTGGAACGCAGACTGCAAACCCag GTTTTCAAATTGGGATTGGCCAAATCCATTCATCATGCACGAGTTTTGATCCGTCAAAGACACATTcg tgtgCGCAAACAGGTTGTAAATGTACCATCATTCATTGTTCGTTTGGACTCTCAGAAACACATTGACTTCTCCCTGAAATCGCCATTCGGTGGTGGCCGTCCAGGACGTGTTAAGAGGAAGAACTTGAGGAAGGCTAAGACTGCCAAAGATGATGGCAATGCCgctgaagaagaagaagattaA